One part of the Anopheles coustani chromosome 2, idAnoCousDA_361_x.2, whole genome shotgun sequence genome encodes these proteins:
- the LOC131265114 gene encoding UDP-glycosyltransferase UGT4-like gives MVSRNSLHAGILLCLFLANGQVEGSKILGIFPTMSKSHWILGSTLMKELALHGHEVTVISPFALPNAPENTRHVKIEHTRMLEDMMDKVFERIDNSIVQKMLNLQYFVHAIANTTLSSPAVQSLLHSDEQFDLLVLEIFLDEVFLGFGDRFNCPVIAMSTFGASAWVTSLIGSPQPLSYIPHPMIGLTSRMNFRQRLTNVLFTGFDEILKSVLFDPIHEEYYRKFFPNAKRSLAEMRRHGVSLVLVNSHFSLSFPRPYLPNLIEVGGFHVNRKVNPLPEDIKNFVEKSKHGVIYFSMGSNIKPSKMDRQKRDDIIKVLSAVKQNIIWKWDDDTLVLDKGKFLLGKWFPQDDILAHPNVKLFITHGGLLSCTESIYHGVPIVGIPIFGDQLLNMARAEQSGWGIGVTYTELNEAIFSKAVNEVLSNDKFASNIKLISRLFRDQPLPPMELARFWIEYVLRHDGAKHLISAAQDLNFFEYNNLDVYAFIAGIVTLVLISITFCVKKIVARLFANKPKKINRKKVN, from the exons ATGGTTAGCCGAAATTCGCTTCATGCCGGAATACTGCTGTGCCTTTTCTTGGCCAACGGTCAAGTAGAGGGGTCGAAAATTCTCGGCATCTTCCCTACAATGTCCAAATCGCACTGGATTCTTGGGTCTACTCTTATGAAAGAACTCGCCTTACACGGTCACGAG GTAACCGTCATCAGTCCTTTTGCGTTACCAAATGCACCTGAAAACACTCGTCACGTTAAAATTGAACACACCCGAATGTTGGAAG ATATGATGGACAAAGTGTTCGAGCGTATCGATAACAGCATCGTGCAGAAAATGCTAAACCTTCAATACTTCGTGCATGCCATCGCCAACACCACGCTATCCTCGCCCGCCGTCCAATCTCTGCTTCATTCCGACGAGCAGTTCGATCTGCTAGTGCTGGAAATATTTCTCGATGAAGTGTTTCTTGGATTTGGCGATCGCTTCAACTGTCCGGTCATCGCAATGTCCACGTTTGGTGCGTCGGCCTGGGTGACCTCACTCATCGGTTCCCCTCAGCCGCTCTCGTACATTCCCCATCCAATGATTGGGCTCACTAGTCGTATGAACTTCCGTCAACGGCTCACCAACGTGCTGTTTACCGGATTCGATGAGATATTGAAGAGCGTGCTGTTCGACCCGATTCACGAGGAGTACTATAGGAAATTCTTCCCTAATGCCAAGCGCTCCTTGGCGGAGATGCGCCGCCATGGGGTGTCACTGGTATTGGTAAACAGTCACTTTAGTCTGAGCTTCCCCCGTCCTTATCTGCCCAATTTGATAGAAGTTGGAGGGTTTCACGTCAACCGGAAGGTTAATCCATTGCCAGAG GACATCAAGAATTTCGTCGAGAAATCTAAGCATGGAGTGATCTACTTCTCGATGGGTTCTAACATAAAGCCCTCCAAAATGGACCGACAAAAACGGGACGATATCATCAAGGTACTATCTGCCGTAAAGCAAAACATCATCTGGAAATGGGATGACGATACGCTCGTTCTGGATAAGGGCAAGTTCCTGCTTGGAAAATGGTTCCCACAGGATGACATTCTTGCCCATCCGAACGTGAAACTTTTCATCACCCACGGTGGTTTGCTGAGCTGCACCGAGTCGATCTACCATGGAGTTCCGATCGTCGGCATACCGATCTTTGGAGATCAGCTGTTAAACATGGCTCGCGCAGAACAGTCTGGCTGGGGCATTGGAGTAACCTATACGGAACTAAATGAAGCTATTTTTAGTAAAGCAGTCAACGAGGTGTTAAGTAATGACAA ATTCGCTTCGAATATAAAACTCATTTCTCGGCTGTTCCGTGACCAACCGCTACCACCGATGGAGCTTGCCCGGTTTTGGATTGAGTATGTACTGCGGCATGACGGCGCCAAGCATCTGATCTCTGCAGCCCAGGACCTCAACTTTTTTGAGTACAACAATTTGGATGTCTACGCCTTCATCGCAGGCATTGTGACTCTAGTGCTTATTTCTATAACATTTTGTGTGAAGAAAATCGTTGctcgtttgtttgcaaacaaacCGAAGAAAATTAACCGAAAGAAGGTTAATTGA